TTCGGCGCTGGCAAGTAAGGCGCGCTCGGGCGCGGCGGCCGACAATCGGTCGCCGCACGCCCGGGTGCCGCTGATCCTCTGGTTCCCCGCCGTCGTCGCGCTCGCGCTCGTCGTCCTGCCGGTGGTCGGCCTGCTGGTCCGATCTGACCTCGGCCGGCTGCCGTCGCTGCTGGTCACGCCGTCCTCGCTGAGCGCGTTGCGGCTTTCCCTGACCACCGCCGCACTGTCCACGCTCGCCTGCGTGCTGCTCGGCGTGCCACTGGCGGTCGTGCTGGCCCGGTCCCGGGTGCGCGGCGTCCGGCTGCTGCGTTCGGTGGTGCTGCTGCCGCTCGTGCTGCCACCGGTGGTCGGCGGACTGGCCCTGCTGTATCTGTTGGGCCGCAAAGGTTTCCTCGGGATGCTGATCACTTGGCTGAGCGGCGAGCAGGTGCCGTTCACGACCGCCGCGGTGGTGATCGCGCAGACCTTCGTCGCGATGCCGTTTCTCGTGGTCAGTCTCGAAGGCGCGCTGCGCGGTTCGGGTGACCGCTACGAGCAGGTCGCCTCGACGCTTGGCGCCCGCCCATGGACGGTGTTCCGCCGGGTGACGCTGCCGTTGCTGCTGCCGGCGCTCGGCTCCGGCGTGGTCTTGAGCTTCGCTCGTGCGCTCGGCGAGTTCGGCGCGACCATCACGTTCGCGGGCAGCCTGGAAGGGGTAACGCGGACTTTGCCGTTGGAGGTCTACACGCAGGCCGAAGTGGACATCGACAGTGCGGTCGCCTTGTCCCTGCTGCTGATCGTGGTGGCGCTCGTCGTGATCGCCGTCGCGCGGCCGCGTTCATGGGAAGGCGGTTTGCGGTGAGCCTTGCCGCCCGGATCGAGGCCGTCCGCGGCTCGTTCGAACTGTCCGTGTCGCTCGACGTGCCCACCGGGAAAGTGCTGGCACTGCTCGGCCCGAACGGCTCGGGCAAGTCGACCGTGCTGGGCTGCCTGTCCGGGCTGATCACGCCGGCCTCGGCGGAGATCACGGTAGCCGGGCGGGAACTGGCCGGGGTCCCGCCGCACCGCCGCGGGATCGGGCTGCTGTCGCAGGACGCGCTGCTGTTCCCGCACCTCTCGGCAGCGGACAACGTCGCCTTTTCGCCGCGTGCCACCGGATCCAGTCGCACCGCGGCGCGGGAACGGGCCCTGCACTGGCTGGCCGAAGTGGACGCTGCCGACCTCGCCGACCGGCGGCCCGGGCAGCTGTCCGGCGGACAGGCGCAGCGCGTCGCGATCGCCCGTGCGCTGGCGGCCGAACCGGATCTGCTGCTGCTGGACGAACCGTTCGCCGCCCTCGACGTCGATGCCGCACCGGCGATCCGCGGCCTGTTGCGGCGGGTGCTCAAAACCGGCCCGACCACGGTGCTCGTCACGCATGATCCGCTGGACGCGCTCGCGCTCGCCGACCACGTCGCGGTGATGAACGACGGCCGGATCGTCGAACGCGGCCTGACCCGTGCGGTGCTTTCGGCACCACGGACGGCGTTCACCGCGCGGATCGCGGGCCTCAACCTCGTCGCCGGCACTGCGGTCGAGGAGGGGCTGCGGACCGCTTCGGGTGAGGTGGTGTCGGGTATCCCGACCCCGGACGTCGTGCTGGGGGAGCCCGCGGTGGCAGTGTTCGCGCCGAACGCCGTGGCGGTCTATCCGCACGACGGCGAGCATCGCGGCAGCCCGCGCAATACGGCGGACGCGGTGATCGCGGCGATCGAGCCGCACGGCCCGGTGATTCGTGTCCGCGCTGAGGCCGACGGCTGGGCGCGCGGCTTGACCGCCGACCTCACCCCGGCCGCGGTCGCCGAACTCGCCCTGGAGCCCGGTTCGGCGGTGACGTTGTCGGTGAAGGCCGCGACCGTCGCGGTACACCCGGCCGCGACCACCTGACCTGGGCGCGCCTGCTCCTGCGCCCGCGCCCGCTCCGCCCGCTCGCGGGCCCTGAGTCCGTGAGGGGCCCCTTGGGGGAATCTGGGTCTGTGAGGGGCCCCTTGCGGGAATCTGCGTCCGTGAAGGGCCCCTTGTGGGCGGGCGGCAGCGGCGGCGGCCAGCGGGAACTTTCCGTCGATGTGGTTCAACCACGGAATCCGCTGTCTCTTGCCGCTGCGCCGGTCGATCGCCGGCCCCGGGAAATGTCCGGCGTGCGTCCACAATGCACTCGGCCGCAATGGCGAGTGCGGTCGCTGATCGCGGCGTCGGAAATTACTGCGGCAGCCCATTTTCGAGGCCCACGCAGGCAGCTCGCGTGCCTGCGCGCGTGGTAGGTTCCGCCCATGAGCGAAGGCCGGTGGACGTATCTCTCCGACATGGACGGCGTCCTGGTACGCGAGGAGCATCTGGTTCCCGGCGCGGACGAGTTCCTCGCCGAGTTGCGGAACAACCAGATCGACTTCCTGGTGCTCACCAACAATTCGATCTACACCCCGCGTGACCTGCGTGCGCGACTGCAGCGCACCGGGCTGGACATCCCCGAGGAAGCGATCTGGACCTCGGCTCTGGCCACCGCGAAGTTCCTCGACTCGCAGCGGCCGAACGGCACCGCGTTCGTGATCGGCGAGGCCGGGCTGACCACGGCGCTGCACGAGGTCGGCTATGTGCTGACCGAGCGCGACCCGGACTACGTGGTGCTCGGCGAGACCCGGACCTACAGCTTCAGTTCGATCACCAACGCGATCCGGCTGATCGAGAAGGGCGCGAAGTTCATCGCGACCAACCCGGACGCCACCGGCCCGAGCGTCGAGGGATCGATGCCGGCCACTGGTTCGGTCGCCGCGCTGATCGAGAAGGCCACCGGCCGCTCGCCGTATTACGTCGGCAAGCCCAACCCGCTGATGATGCGGTCCGCGCTGCGCCGGCTCGGTGCGCACTCGGAATCCACGCTGATGATCGGCGACCGGATGGACACCGACGTGCACTCCGGGATCGAGGCCGGGCTGCAGACGATCCTCGTGCTTACCGGCATCTCGAACGAGGAATCGGTGGAGAACTACCCGTACCGGCCGACCAAGGTGATCGGCTCGGTGGCAGACCTGATCGGGCGAACGCTCGACCCGTTCGGCGAAGGCTGACCGGCCACCGCCCGGGAGCAGGGCATATCGTCGAACAATGAGCGTCTATGTGGTGGGCGACGTCCACGGGCACCGCGACGCCCTCGTCGACGCGTTGCGGGCCGAGGGCCTGGTCGACGGCGACGGCAAGTGGACCGGGGCGGACGACCGGCTGTGGTTCCTCGGTGACTTCACCGACCGCGGCCCGGACGGCGTCGGCGTGATCGATCTGGTGCGTGAACTGCAGGAGCAGGCCGCCGATGCAGGTGGATCCGTGCAAATGCTGCTCGGCAACCACGAAATTCTGCTGCTCGGCATGTACCACTTCGGCGATCGCCCGGTCCCGTCCGACTTCGGCCCGCGCAGCTTCGCCCGCAGCTGGGAGATCAACGGCGGCCTGCTGTCGGATCAGGACCGGCTGACCCCCGAGCACATCGAGTGGCTCACCGAGCGCCCGCTGGCGGCGGTCGACGAGGACCACCTGCTGCTGCACTCGGACACCCTCGAGTACCTCGACTGGGGCGAGAGCATCGAGGCGATCAACGAGACCGCGCGCGGGATCCTGTCCGGCAGCAACATCGAGGACTGGTGGGACATCTGGCGCCGGATGACCACCCGGTACGCCTTCCGGGGCCCGGACGGCGAGGAGAACGCCCAGCGCCTGCTGGACGCACTGGGCGGGTCGCGGATCGTGCACGGGCACAGCGTGATCGCCGACCAGCTGGGGATCCACCCGACGCAGATCGAGGGGCCGTATCTCTACGCCGGGGGCAAGGCGCTGGGCATCGACGGCGGGCTGTTCGTGGGCGGGCCTTGTCTCGTCGTGAAGCTGCCGTTCGAGCCGGAGGATTAACCCGAGTTCGCCGGGCGGCCATGAGCGGTGGCGGATGCTGGCTCCGCCAAAGCCCGCTCGGGTGAC
This sequence is a window from Amycolatopsis benzoatilytica AK 16/65. Protein-coding genes within it:
- a CDS encoding ABC transporter permease, whose product is MLWFPAVVALALVVLPVVGLLVRSDLGRLPSLLVTPSSLSALRLSLTTAALSTLACVLLGVPLAVVLARSRVRGVRLLRSVVLLPLVLPPVVGGLALLYLLGRKGFLGMLITWLSGEQVPFTTAAVVIAQTFVAMPFLVVSLEGALRGSGDRYEQVASTLGARPWTVFRRVTLPLLLPALGSGVVLSFARALGEFGATITFAGSLEGVTRTLPLEVYTQAEVDIDSAVALSLLLIVVALVVIAVARPRSWEGGLR
- a CDS encoding sulfate/molybdate ABC transporter ATP-binding protein — translated: MSLAARIEAVRGSFELSVSLDVPTGKVLALLGPNGSGKSTVLGCLSGLITPASAEITVAGRELAGVPPHRRGIGLLSQDALLFPHLSAADNVAFSPRATGSSRTAARERALHWLAEVDAADLADRRPGQLSGGQAQRVAIARALAAEPDLLLLDEPFAALDVDAAPAIRGLLRRVLKTGPTTVLVTHDPLDALALADHVAVMNDGRIVERGLTRAVLSAPRTAFTARIAGLNLVAGTAVEEGLRTASGEVVSGIPTPDVVLGEPAVAVFAPNAVAVYPHDGEHRGSPRNTADAVIAAIEPHGPVIRVRAEADGWARGLTADLTPAAVAELALEPGSAVTLSVKAATVAVHPAATT
- a CDS encoding HAD-IIA family hydrolase, which produces MSEGRWTYLSDMDGVLVREEHLVPGADEFLAELRNNQIDFLVLTNNSIYTPRDLRARLQRTGLDIPEEAIWTSALATAKFLDSQRPNGTAFVIGEAGLTTALHEVGYVLTERDPDYVVLGETRTYSFSSITNAIRLIEKGAKFIATNPDATGPSVEGSMPATGSVAALIEKATGRSPYYVGKPNPLMMRSALRRLGAHSESTLMIGDRMDTDVHSGIEAGLQTILVLTGISNEESVENYPYRPTKVIGSVADLIGRTLDPFGEG
- a CDS encoding metallophosphoesterase family protein yields the protein MSVYVVGDVHGHRDALVDALRAEGLVDGDGKWTGADDRLWFLGDFTDRGPDGVGVIDLVRELQEQAADAGGSVQMLLGNHEILLLGMYHFGDRPVPSDFGPRSFARSWEINGGLLSDQDRLTPEHIEWLTERPLAAVDEDHLLLHSDTLEYLDWGESIEAINETARGILSGSNIEDWWDIWRRMTTRYAFRGPDGEENAQRLLDALGGSRIVHGHSVIADQLGIHPTQIEGPYLYAGGKALGIDGGLFVGGPCLVVKLPFEPED